From Desmodus rotundus isolate HL8 chromosome 10, HLdesRot8A.1, whole genome shotgun sequence, one genomic window encodes:
- the COA6 gene encoding cytochrome c oxidase assembly factor 6 homolog: MTAPSMKERQACWGARDEYWKCLDENEDDASQCKKLRRSFESSCPQQWIKYFDRRRDYLKFKEKFEAGQFQPSESTAKS, encoded by the exons ATGACAGCCCCGTCCATGAAGGAGAGGCAGGCCTGCTGGGGAGCCCGGGATGAGTACTGGAAGTGCTTGGACGAGAACGAGGACGACGCTTCGCAGTGCAAGAAGCTAAGACGCTCCTTTGAGTCAAGTTGCCCCCAGCAGTGG ataaaatattttgatagaagAAGAGActacttaaaatttaaagaaaagtttgaagcAGGACAATTCCAGCCTTCAGAATCAACTGCAAAGTCATAG